The DNA region TGGTGGACCACAACATCTACGTGTGGGACGTGCGCCGGCCTTTTGTGCCAGCTGCCATGTTTGAGGAGCACCGCGATGTCACAACAGGCATTGCCTGGCGCCACCCGCACGatccctccttcctgctctccgGCTCCAAGGACAGCACCCTATGCCAGCACCTATTCCGTGATGCCAGCCAGCCTGTTGAGCGCGCCAACCCTGAGGGCCTCTGCTATGGTCTCTTTGGGGATCTGGCCTTCGCAGCCAAGGAGAGCCTAGTGGCCACTGAGTCGGGGCGCAAGCCCTACACTGGGGATCGGCGCCACCCAATTTTCTTCAAGCGCAAGTTGGACCCTGCCGAGCCCTTCTCAGGCCTCGCCTCCAGTGCCCTCAGTGTCTTTGAGATGGAGCCTGGCAGCAGTAGCATGAGCTGGTTCGTGGACACGGCTGAGCGTTATGCCCTGGCTGGCCGGCCACTGGCCGAGCTTTGTGACCACAATGCGAAAGTGGCTCGGGAGCTTGGCCGCAACCAGGTACATAGGGCTGGGTTGAGGGCCATGACCTCGGTGTAGGGTCAGAGAGTTCCTCTGACTGCTGTGCCCAGACCCTGCCCTGAGTTCAGTGCTCAGTTCTGCTTGAGGTCACCACTGGCTCTTGCCCCAGTAACTAAGGGTGTCCAGAGCCCCAAGTGGGCCAGATGCCAGTGCCATTCCTGGGATGCAGGTCTGGGGTGCTGTGGGGCTGGAGCCCCCTCTTCTGGCTTATCCTTGCTTTTAGACTTCCCAAGGTGTCCAGCCCTACACAGAAGGCCCACACTGCCTCACTTATCACCTCCTGGGGACCCCAGGCTcatttccacttttctttctgtgCCTCTGCAAGTTTGAGGCTGGGGTTTTTGTCTTCCCATGGGCATCGATTTCCCACCTGGGGCGGGCCAGGACGTTGGGTCCCTGGGGCAGCTGAAAGCTGAGGGTTTGTGGTTCCATCCAGGCAGAGGGGGGCCTGCACGGGGCGCCAGGGACCCAGGACCCCCGTGAGTGAACAGTGCCCACCCCTAGGTGGCGCAGACATGGACCATGCTACGGATCATCTACTGTAGTCCTGGCCTGGTGTCCACCACCAACCTCAACCACAGTGTGGGCAAGGGCAGCTCCTGTGGCCTGCCACTTATGAACAGGTAGACATCTGGGGGTGGCTTTCCCCAGAGGGTGGGATTGTTGGGGCCCACCTATCCATCGGCTTTCCCTGCCTCCAGTTTCAATCTAAAGGATATGGCCCCAGGGCTGGGCAGTGAGACTCGGCTGGACCGCAGCAAGGGTGATGCACGGAGTGACACAGTGCTGCTGGACTCCTCAGCCACACTTATCACCAACGAAGGTAGGCTGGGAGCAGACGCAGGGCATTCATGGGAGTGAGACTGGGGCCTCCCAGAGTGAGCTGGTCCTGCAATGCTCTCCCTCCCTCGGGCAGATAACGAGGAGACCGAGGGCAGCGACGTGCCTGCCGATTACCTGCTGGGCGATGTGGAAGGTGAGGATGACGAGCTGTACCTGCTAGACCCGGAACACGCTCACTGTAAgtgggggcttggggaggggtggggccagGAGGCGGGGCCAGAGGCTCATACCCTGCCTACCGCCCCCCCCTGCATTGCAGCTGAGGAGCCCGAGTATGTGCtgccccaggaagccttcccactGCGCCACGAGATTGTGGACACCCCACCCGGGCCTGAGCACCTGCAAGACAAGGCCGACTCGCCCCATGTGAGTGGCAACGAGGCAGATGCAGCCTCCCTGGTGCCTGTGGACTCTTCCTTCTCACTCATCTCCGTCTCACACGCACTGTACGACAGCCGCCTGCCGCCTGACTTCTTCAGTGCCCTGGTGTGTGACATGCTGCGCTTCTATGCGGAGCAGGGCGACGTGCAGATGGCCGTGTCCGTGCTCATTGTGCTGGGTGAACGCGTGCGCAAAGACATCGACGAGCAGACCCAGGTGGGTGACAGGGTCTGGGGGGGTCTCCCTGGAGCAGCTGCCACCCCCAGGACTACCCCTGCACGCCCCGCCTGCACCCGCCCCTCTGTCTGTGCCCAGCACACTTGGGGGAAGCTCCTCAGTGTGCCCGAAACCCTGGTCTCttacctccttcctcccctccctgcaccaCCAGGAGCACTGGTACACGTCCTACATCGACCTGCTGCAGCGTTTCTGCCTCTGGAATGTGTCCAACCAGGTGGTCAAACTCAGCACCAGCCGTGCCATCAGCTGCCTCAACCAGGCCTCCACCACCCTGCACGTCAACTGCAGTCACTGCAAGCGGCCCATGAGCAGCCGGGGCTGGGTCTGCGACAGGTGCCACCACTGCGCCAGCATGTGCGCCGTCTGCCACCACGTGGTCAAGGGTCTGTTCGTGTGGTGCCAGGGCTGCAGTCACGGCGGACATCTGCAGCACATCATGAAGTGGCTGGAGGGCAGCTCCCACTGCCCCGCCGGATGCGGCCACCTGTGCGAGTACTCCTGACCCGCCTGCCGGACCTGGATGGGTGTGCGGGGCTTGTGAACCAAATAAAGGAAGCGGGAGACGTATTCTGAGGCTGCCTGTCACCCGGTCGCGTCGCTTACGGTCCCGCGTGGGCGACTCTGGTGGGCGGGTGGCAGTGTGTCCACGGGAGCTGGCAGTAGCCAATAGCAGCTCTTGGTGCGACCTTCGTCCCGCCTTCCGGAAGTGCCCCCTCTTTCCAGGACGGGCCAGAGGAAGCCGCTTCCGGGAGCCAGCCTGTTGCCACGACGACGGAGCTCCCGGCATGCCTCGCGGCGGCGGGATATGGCGTTGGGGGTGCGGCTACTCCTGTTGCTCGCGCTCTGGACGCTGGTGATTCCGGCCCGGAGCCTCCGGGAGGCAAGCGACGGAGGGTGGTGAGCGGCGCCGGGcggcagggcggggcggggcggccggcGGGGCAGCCAAGGGCACTGACCAGCTGTGTCGGCAGGCGGCGGCCCGGGCCGGGGGCGCCGGCGGCCGTGGCGGAGGAGGAACGCTGCACCGTAGAGCGCCGGGCCGATCTCAGCTACGCCGAGTTCGTGCAGCGGTAAGCGCGTCCTCTTGTATGGCCACACTTCCCACGCCTGAAAACTCGGGGGCTCCGTCACCGTGCACCGCTGAGGCCGCGCACTGGTCGCCGGCCCGTCCTCCCGGGCCTCCTTAGGCCGCTTCCCCTTGAGCTCGTGCGAGCACGTGTGGGCGGGGGCGGACGATGGGCGCGGATCAGACTGAGGCCAtgattcctccttttcttctagcTACGCCTTTTCCAGACCTGTCATTCTGCAGGGGCTCACAGACAACTCGGTGAGTGCTCACGCTCCTCGCGACCACCACTCGCCCGTGCTGAGCTTGGCCCCTGAGTATTTTCCCCGCCCCCACAGAGGTTCCGGGACCTGTGCTCCCGTCAAAGGCTGCTGGCCTTGTTTGGGGACAGCGTGGTCCGGTTGAGCACTGCCAACACCTACTCCTACCAGAAAGGTGAGCTgcccctcccagcagcccagccTGCCTGCCAGCATCTTGAAGGCAGCACCAACCAGTCCTGACCAACCCCTTTCAAACCGCAGTGGACCTGCCCTTTCAGGAGTATGTGGAGCAGATGCTGCACCCCCAGGACCCCTTCTCCATGGGCAATGGTGAGCCAGACAGGTggccatggggtggggtggggtgacttAGTACCCAGGTGCCAAGATTCCTGCATCCTCTTGTGTGTTTTGCTGTCAGACACCCTGTATTTCTTTGGGGACAATAACTTCACGGAATGGGCATCACTTTTTCGGCACTACTCTCCACCTCCATTCAGCCTGCTAGGTACCATTCCTGCTTATAGCTTTGGAATTGCAGGTGAGTGCCCT from Tursiops truncatus isolate mTurTru1 chromosome 15, mTurTru1.mat.Y, whole genome shotgun sequence includes:
- the JMJD8 gene encoding jmjC domain-containing protein 8, which produces MALGVRLLLLLALWTLVIPARSLREASDGGWRRPGPGAPAAVAEEERCTVERRADLSYAEFVQRYAFSRPVILQGLTDNSRFRDLCSRQRLLALFGDSVVRLSTANTYSYQKVDLPFQEYVEQMLHPQDPFSMGNDTLYFFGDNNFTEWASLFRHYSPPPFSLLGTIPAYSFGIAGAGSGVPFHWHGPGFSEVIYGRKRWFLYPPAKTPEFHPNKTTLAWLRDTYPALALSARPLECTIHAGEVLYFPDRWWHATLNLDTSVFMSTFLS
- the WDR24 gene encoding GATOR2 complex protein WDR24 yields the protein MEKMSRVTTALGGSTLTGRTMHCHLDAPANAISVCRDAAQVVVAGRSIFKIYAIEEEQFVEKLNLRVGRKPSLNLSCADVVWHQMDENLLATAATNGVVVTWNLGRPSRNKQDQLFTEHKRTVNKVCFHPTEAHVLLSGSQDGFMKCFDLRRKDSVSTFSGQSESVRDVQFSIRDYFTFASTFENGNVQLWDIRRPDRCERMFTAHNGPVFCCDWHPEDRGWLATGGRDKMVKVWDMTTHRAKEVHCVQTIASVARVKWRPECRHHLATCSMMVDHNIYVWDVRRPFVPAAMFEEHRDVTTGIAWRHPHDPSFLLSGSKDSTLCQHLFRDASQPVERANPEGLCYGLFGDLAFAAKESLVATESGRKPYTGDRRHPIFFKRKLDPAEPFSGLASSALSVFEMEPGSSSMSWFVDTAERYALAGRPLAELCDHNAKVARELGRNQVAQTWTMLRIIYCSPGLVSTTNLNHSVGKGSSCGLPLMNSFNLKDMAPGLGSETRLDRSKGDARSDTVLLDSSATLITNEDNEETEGSDVPADYLLGDVEGEDDELYLLDPEHAHSEEPEYVLPQEAFPLRHEIVDTPPGPEHLQDKADSPHVSGNEADAASLVPVDSSFSLISVSHALYDSRLPPDFFSALVCDMLRFYAEQGDVQMAVSVLIVLGERVRKDIDEQTQEHWYTSYIDLLQRFCLWNVSNQVVKLSTSRAISCLNQASTTLHVNCSHCKRPMSSRGWVCDRCHHCASMCAVCHHVVKGLFVWCQGCSHGGHLQHIMKWLEGSSHCPAGCGHLCEYS